A single window of Zea mays cultivar B73 chromosome 10, Zm-B73-REFERENCE-NAM-5.0, whole genome shotgun sequence DNA harbors:
- the LOC100382282 gene encoding Heavy metal-associated isoprenylated plant protein 33-like: MSKEDVLKTCVLKVNIHCDGCEKKVKKILHKIDGVYQSSIDAEQGKVTVSGLMDPATVIKKLNKAGKPAQLWGAKPGVVSQLQKLQLGGGGGGGGGKDKQPKGGDGGGKGQQPKGGDGGGKGQQTKGGGGGGGGGGKGGKDANMVLPQPTPQQMQQLMQMKGMKLPPELLMGMGGSKMPPFPSPAPAPGPPPPAAKDPKPAKFSYPEDDEFGDEGSEFDDEFDDFDDEDDFEDDGFDDDDLYGDPKMMAKPVAMPPAAGKKGGNGGKKGGGGGNEIPVQVKGNAHNGGGKKDSGAKQNQGGGKNGGGGGGSQAPQNGKGGGNGNQQGKKGGGGGGGGPPAGSGAPMMGSMAMPAPRPPLPQQQQPGPGMMMRPPNMMGGAGFPGGGMGPGMGQMGGAPMGHPHHPHPHPHQHMGAGGNGMQMQPGGGGGGAVHGMPAGAMPGHAAGFYQGGGGAAGGGMPSGPEMLQAAGNPMAMAAQQQQYMAMMQQQQMMNGHGAGGAGGYPAMGYGYGRPAMQYPPPPPYYYHPMPQRHPHDNMFSDENPNSCTVM; encoded by the exons ATGAGCAAGGAGGACGTGCTCAAG ACTTGCGTGCTGAAAGTGAATATCCACTGCGATGGGTGCGAGAAGAAGGTCAAGAAGATCCTCCACAAGATCGATG GCGTGTACCAGAGCAGCATAGATGCGGAGCAGGGGAAGGTGACGGTGTCCGGCCTCATGGATCCGGCCACCGTCATCAAGAAGCTCAACAAGGCGGGCAAGCCGGCGCAGCTGTGGGGCGCCAAGCCTGGCGTGGTGAGCCAGCTCCAGAAGCTGCAgcttggcggcggcggcggtggcggcggtggcaaGGACAAGCAGCCCAAGGGTGGCGACGGCGGGGGCAAGGGTCAGCAGCCTAAGGGTGGCGACGGCGGCGGGAAGGGCCAGcagaccaagggcggcggcggcggaggaggaggaggaggcaagGGCGGGAAAGATGCGAACATGGTGCTGCCGCAGCCGACACCACAGCAGATGCAGCAGCTGATGCAGATGAAGGGCATGAAGCTGCCTCCTGAGCTCCTCATGGGCATGGGCGGCAGCAAGATGCCGCCGTTCCCGTCGCCCGCGCCTGCACCCGgcccgccgccgccggcggccaAGGACCCCAAGCCCGCCAAGTTCAGCTACCCCGAGGACGACGAGTTCGGGGACGAAGGCAGCGAGTTCGACGACGAGTTCGATGACTTCGACGATGAGGACGACTTCGAGGACGACGGCTTCGACGATGACGACCTGTACGGTGACCCCAAGATGATGGCGAAGCCCGTGGCCATGCCGCCGGCCGCCGGCAAGAAAGGCGGGAACGGTGGCAAGAAGGGCGGTGGCGGTGGGAACGAGATCCCCGTGCAGGTGAAGGGGAACGCGCACAACGGCGGCGGCAAGAAGGACTCGGGCGCGAAGCAGAACCAGGGAGGCGGGaagaacggcggcggcggcggcggctcgcaGGCGCCGCAGAACGGCAAGGGCGGCGGGAACGGGAACCAGCAGGGCaagaagggcggcggcggcggcggtggtgggcCGCCTGCCGGTTCTGGCGCCCCGATGATGGGCAGCATGGCAATGCCAGCGCCGCGGCCGCCGCTGCCGCAGCAGCAACAGCCGGGCCCGGGCATGATGATGAGGCCGCCGAACATGATGGGCGGCGCCGGTTTCCCCGGTGGTGGCATGGGGCCGGGCATGGGCCAGATGGGCGGCGCGCCGATGGGCCACCCTCACCACCCGCACCCGCACCCGCACCAGCACATGGGTGCGGGTGGCAATGGCATGCAGATGCAgcctggcggtggcggtggcggtgccGTGCATGGCATGCCAGCCGGCGCCATGCCGGGACATGCTGCTGGGTTCTACCAAGGCGGCGGTGGTGCAGCCGGCGGCGGCATGCCGTCCGGGCCAGAGATGCTGCAGGCGGCCGGGAACCCCATGGCCATGGcggcgcagcagcagcagtacatgGCGATGATGCAGCAACAGCAGATGATGAATGGTCACGGCGCCGGCGGCGCCGGCGGGTACCCGGCGATGGGGTACGGGTACGGCCGGCCGGCGATGCAGTACCCACCGCCGCCGCCGTACTACTACCACCCGATGCCGCAGCGGCACCCGCACGACAACATGTTCAGCG
- the LOC100382282 gene encoding heavy metal-associated isoprenylated plant protein 33-like isoform X1: protein MSKEDVLKVQTCVLKVNIHCDGCEKKVKKILHKIDGVYQSSIDAEQGKVTVSGLMDPATVIKKLNKAGKPAQLWGAKPGVVSQLQKLQLGGGGGGGGGKDKQPKGGDGGGKGQQPKGGDGGGKGQQTKGGGGGGGGGGKGGKDANMVLPQPTPQQMQQLMQMKGMKLPPELLMGMGGSKMPPFPSPAPAPGPPPPAAKDPKPAKFSYPEDDEFGDEGSEFDDEFDDFDDEDDFEDDGFDDDDLYGDPKMMAKPVAMPPAAGKKGGNGGKKGGGGGNEIPVQVKGNAHNGGGKKDSGAKQNQGGGKNGGGGGGSQAPQNGKGGGNGNQQGKKGGGGGGGGPPAGSGAPMMGSMAMPAPRPPLPQQQQPGPGMMMRPPNMMGGAGFPGGGMGPGMGQMGGAPMGHPHHPHPHPHQHMGAGGNGMQMQPGGGGGGAVHGMPAGAMPGHAAGFYQGGGGAAGGGMPSGPEMLQAAGNPMAMAAQQQQYMAMMQQQQMMNGHGAGGAGGYPAMGYGYGRPAMQYPPPPPYYYHPMPQRHPHDNMFSDENPNSCTVM, encoded by the exons ATGAGCAAGGAGGACGTGCTCAAGGTGCAG ACTTGCGTGCTGAAAGTGAATATCCACTGCGATGGGTGCGAGAAGAAGGTCAAGAAGATCCTCCACAAGATCGATG GCGTGTACCAGAGCAGCATAGATGCGGAGCAGGGGAAGGTGACGGTGTCCGGCCTCATGGATCCGGCCACCGTCATCAAGAAGCTCAACAAGGCGGGCAAGCCGGCGCAGCTGTGGGGCGCCAAGCCTGGCGTGGTGAGCCAGCTCCAGAAGCTGCAgcttggcggcggcggcggtggcggcggtggcaaGGACAAGCAGCCCAAGGGTGGCGACGGCGGGGGCAAGGGTCAGCAGCCTAAGGGTGGCGACGGCGGCGGGAAGGGCCAGcagaccaagggcggcggcggcggaggaggaggaggaggcaagGGCGGGAAAGATGCGAACATGGTGCTGCCGCAGCCGACACCACAGCAGATGCAGCAGCTGATGCAGATGAAGGGCATGAAGCTGCCTCCTGAGCTCCTCATGGGCATGGGCGGCAGCAAGATGCCGCCGTTCCCGTCGCCCGCGCCTGCACCCGgcccgccgccgccggcggccaAGGACCCCAAGCCCGCCAAGTTCAGCTACCCCGAGGACGACGAGTTCGGGGACGAAGGCAGCGAGTTCGACGACGAGTTCGATGACTTCGACGATGAGGACGACTTCGAGGACGACGGCTTCGACGATGACGACCTGTACGGTGACCCCAAGATGATGGCGAAGCCCGTGGCCATGCCGCCGGCCGCCGGCAAGAAAGGCGGGAACGGTGGCAAGAAGGGCGGTGGCGGTGGGAACGAGATCCCCGTGCAGGTGAAGGGGAACGCGCACAACGGCGGCGGCAAGAAGGACTCGGGCGCGAAGCAGAACCAGGGAGGCGGGaagaacggcggcggcggcggcggctcgcaGGCGCCGCAGAACGGCAAGGGCGGCGGGAACGGGAACCAGCAGGGCaagaagggcggcggcggcggcggtggtgggcCGCCTGCCGGTTCTGGCGCCCCGATGATGGGCAGCATGGCAATGCCAGCGCCGCGGCCGCCGCTGCCGCAGCAGCAACAGCCGGGCCCGGGCATGATGATGAGGCCGCCGAACATGATGGGCGGCGCCGGTTTCCCCGGTGGTGGCATGGGGCCGGGCATGGGCCAGATGGGCGGCGCGCCGATGGGCCACCCTCACCACCCGCACCCGCACCCGCACCAGCACATGGGTGCGGGTGGCAATGGCATGCAGATGCAgcctggcggtggcggtggcggtgccGTGCATGGCATGCCAGCCGGCGCCATGCCGGGACATGCTGCTGGGTTCTACCAAGGCGGCGGTGGTGCAGCCGGCGGCGGCATGCCGTCCGGGCCAGAGATGCTGCAGGCGGCCGGGAACCCCATGGCCATGGcggcgcagcagcagcagtacatgGCGATGATGCAGCAACAGCAGATGATGAATGGTCACGGCGCCGGCGGCGCCGGCGGGTACCCGGCGATGGGGTACGGGTACGGCCGGCCGGCGATGCAGTACCCACCGCCGCCGCCGTACTACTACCACCCGATGCCGCAGCGGCACCCGCACGACAACATGTTCAGCG